The Desulfobulbus propionicus DSM 2032 DNA segment TCGAACAGCGTGGCCTGAACCACCTTGCCCTGGCCGCTCTGCTGGCGTTCGAGCAGGGCGGCCAGAATGCCGATCACCCCGAAGCTGCCGCTGAGGATATCGGTGACCGACGCCCCGGCCCGCATCGGCTTGCCGCTGGGCCCGGTCATGTAGGCCAGTCCGCCCATCATCTGCACCACCTCGTCCAGGGCCAGACGATGCGCGTAGGGACCGGGCATGAATCCCTTGAGCGAGCAGAACACCAGGCGCGGATTGCGCTGGCGGCAGATCTCGGCGCCGATGCCCAAGCGGTCGACCGTGCCCGGGGCAAAGTTCTCGATCAACACATCGACCTGCTCCACCAGACGCAGAAACAGGTCCCGGCCCTGATCGCGCTTGAGGTCAATGGCCAGGCTCTTTTTGTTGCGGTTGAAACAGGTGAAGAACCCGGCGCCAAAACCCTGCAGCCAGCGGGTGTCATCGCCCTTGCCCGGCCGCTCGATCTTGTAGACGTCGGCCCCGAGATCGGCCAGGATCAAGCCGCAGGCTGGTCCCATGATGTTGTGCCCCAGTTCCAGCACCCGGATGCCCCGCAAGGGAAGAGAAGGGGTCGCTGCCTGCTCGTGCTGTTCGCTGTCCATGCTGGCCTCCTTGTCCGGCCAATCGTCCGAGGGAACGTTGCTCTTGGTTGCTGATTGTGCCGGTGTTCACGCGGATGCGATCACACCCGCCGGGTCATTCTTCTGCTCCACCCGGCCTTTTCGGCCCGGGCTTTTGCCGCCGCAGCCTGCGGCCCAGCTGCTGTTCCAGGCCGATCACAAACGGCTCGTCGCCCAAGGGACGGCCGGTGCGTTCATGACGGTGGAGCAGATCGAGTTCCTCGGCGGACGACAGGGAGAGAAAGGCGCGCCAATCGCCGACCAGGCCGAGCAGCGGCTCGGGGTCGGTCAGACCGTCATCGATGCCGTGGAGATGGGCACGGGCGCTGCTCCAGGGGTAGTCATCGGGATGCGTCGCCAAGCCGGCGGCCACCGGGTTCATTTCGATGTAGCGGGCGGCGGCCAACAGGTGGCGGTCATCGAGGGGAAAGGAGGCAAACCGCTCCTGCCAGAGATGGCCGCGCCAGTTCTCGCGGCCGTTGACGCGCAGGGTATAGCGGCGGTGGGCCTCGCCAATGGTCCGCGCCAACCCATCCTCGGTCCGTGGTACGGCAATCAGATGCACATGGTTGGGCATCAGGCACCAGGCCCAGATGGCCACCCCTTTTTTGGCGCACCACTGGGCCATCAGATCGAGGTAGACCTGATAATCGTCATCGCAAAAAAAGGTTTGCTGCCGACGATTGCCCCGCTGGGTGATGTGATGCGGCACCCCTGGGACTATGACACGGGCGATTCGGGCCATGCGCTCACTATAGCGGTTCGCTGAAAAATTGCATCGATAAATATACTGTCCCTTGAATTGAAGATGGATAGACAGAGTATCCATTCTCTATGCGAATTCCCTGTATTGATTTCCATGAGGCTTTTACGCATTGTTACACTCACAGACAGGGGGTCATCTGCTTGGCCTAAGCGAATCACCGCCCAAGGGCATCAACAAGGAGGGAGTTATGAAAAAATTGTATGCAGTCATGTTGGGAATCATTGGCGCGGCCGTTCTGTTCGGCTCGATCAGCACGGCGAACGCGGCCTGCGGCACCTATGGCAAGGTGGTCTATTCCTATCAAAATCCTTCAACAATGACGCTGTACGTCATTCCGCCGGTCACCGTGTTACCATCATATTACATTTATTACACTATTCCAACGACCACAGTTGGATACTCAGCGTTGGTCAACAAAATCAACGTGGCACAGGCCACGGGGCAGAAGCTGTACATTAACGGCAGCGGCACATGCACCAGCGGCACGGCCCGTAACGGTGGCACGGTGCAGGCCGTGTATGGATTGTCAATCATGTAAACATACGGTACCTTTAATCGATTCATCGTTGCTTGGGCCAAGCACTCAACCAGCACAACGGAATTGATGAACAAACTGCATAATATTTGGGCGGCGGTCTGCCTGGTGATGAGCTTGGCCGCTTTTGCGGCCGGCCACTGGTCGGCGACCCGCAAGATGGACCACCGCCCGCACCCGGTGCCGGCGGTGGAAACCGGAACCCGGACCAGCGCGGCGCCGCCCGGAACCAC contains these protein-coding regions:
- a CDS encoding transposase → MARIARVIVPGVPHHITQRGNRRQQTFFCDDDYQVYLDLMAQWCAKKGVAIWAWCLMPNHVHLIAVPRTEDGLARTIGEAHRRYTLRVNGRENWRGHLWQERFASFPLDDRHLLAAARYIEMNPVAAGLATHPDDYPWSSARAHLHGIDDGLTDPEPLLGLVGDWRAFLSLSSAEELDLLHRHERTGRPLGDEPFVIGLEQQLGRRLRRQKPGPKRPGGAEE
- a CDS encoding CaiB/BaiF CoA transferase family protein, translating into MDSEQHEQAATPSLPLRGIRVLELGHNIMGPACGLILADLGADVYKIERPGKGDDTRWLQGFGAGFFTCFNRNKKSLAIDLKRDQGRDLFLRLVEQVDVLIENFAPGTVDRLGIGAEICRQRNPRLVFCSLKGFMPGPYAHRLALDEVVQMMGGLAYMTGPSGKPMRAGASVTDILSGSFGVIGILAALLERQQSGQGKVVQATLFESVAFLMGQHMAGAGVSGQVPPPMPERGRAWSVYELFTTRDGLQVFIGITSDRHWRRFCTTFGFADWAEDPRLATNQGRIEARSWFFPELQNRLHMLTREELTTLAERAGIPFAPVCQPVDLWNDPHMNQSGGLAVTETPSGKEVKLPKLPLRLDGHSFDLRLQPPAVGEGGGDLLVQAGIGEEEIVALEAAGIVAARSCRRR